The Podospora pseudocomata strain CBS 415.72m chromosome 1 map unlocalized CBS415.72m_1, whole genome shotgun sequence genome has a segment encoding these proteins:
- the NOC4 gene encoding Maturation and nuclear export of 40S ribosomal subunits interacting protein (BUSCO:EOG09261RWU; EggNog:ENOG503NUB6; COG:J) — MAAATKEPSSASAGKRKRQENGDKSKKRRKSGGDEGVDLKAQLKQLEAEILESRKHYNNIATLLELAQKNDEDRPTAIAASETLCRVFVRLLAMGCLVERREASEKDATVTKWLRERLADFREVLLRMFNNEKLALPALLLAMSLLKVEAQHLDGRDQPAFPRYFFTQVIYFIIQSPVEQLREEFTEKFIDEFDDIRFYTFATISEFLRDPSADLDETVRAIIFNLLLNIDDVPSSNQDLDTFYIEPPITKKRHPVRSLSQHKSQAQDAWLALMQLGLSKDQRKKILSVMSNSIAPWFTNPELLMDFLTDCYNAGGSISLLALSGVFYLIQERNLDYPEFYTKLYSLLDADMLHSKHRSRFLRLLDTFLGSSHLPAVMVASFIKKLARLALNAPPSAIVAIVPWFYNLFKKHPLTTFMMHRVPRTEEEKQKIEEGGVEDVFLAWEKDPMETRAIESCLWEVVQLQGHWHPNVATIAKIISEQFTKQAYNVEDFLDHSYGSLFEAEMGKEIKKPPVVEFMIPKRVFTKVTEEEEKQGLKDSLVVGLWDFGTA; from the exons ATGGCAGCAGCTACAAAGGAACcgtcgtcggcctcggccGGGAAGAGGAAGCGTCAAGAGAATGGAGACAAGAGCAAGAAACGGAGGAAATCCGGCGGCGACGAGGGTGTCGATCTCAAGGCCCAACTCAAACAGCTCGAAGCCGAGATCCTCGAGTCCAGAAAACACTACAACAACATCGCTACTCTCCTCGAACTTGCGCAAAAGAACGACGAGGATCGTcccaccgccatcgccgcctcgGAGACACTATGCCGCGTCTTCGTGCGGTTACTTGCCATGGGCTGCTTGGTGGAGAGAAGGGAAGCGTCAGAGAAGGATGCGACAGTCACAAAATGGCTTCGGGAGCGCCTAGCAGACTTTAGAGAAGTCTTGTTGCGCATGTTCAACAATGAGAAGTTGGCACTCCCAGCTTTGTTGTTGGCCATGTCTCTCCTCAAAGTCGAAGCTCAGCACCTTGACGGCCGGGACCAACCCGCCTTCCCACGATACTTCTTCACCCAAGTCATATACTTCATCATCCAGTCACCAGTCGAGCAACTACGGGAAGAGTTTACCGAGAAGTTCATCGACGAGTTTGACGACATTAGATTCTACACCTTCGCAACCATCAGTGAATTCCTTAGAGACCCCTCCGCCGACCTCGACGAAACCGTCCGCGCCATaatcttcaacctcctcctcaacatcgaTGAtgtcccctcctccaaccaagATCTCGACACCTTCTACATCGAACCCCCAATCACCAAGAAAAGGCACCCCGtccgctccctctcccaacaCAAAAGTCAAGCCCAAGACGCCTGGCTAGCCCTGATGCAACTCGGTCTGAGCAAAGACCAGCGCAAGAAGATCCTCAGCGTCATGTCCAACTCTATCGCGCCCTGGTTCACCAATCCAGAACTCCTGATGGATTTCCTAACAGACTGCTACAATGCCGGCGGGTCCATCTCTCTACTGGCCCTCTCTGGTGTCTTTTACCTCATCCAGGAACGAAACCTCGATTACCCAGAGTTTTACACCAAGCTCTACTCCCTGCTAGACGCAGACATGCTCCACTCCAAGCACCGCTCCCGCTTTTTGCGGTTGCTTGATACCTTCCTCGGCTCATCACATTTGCCAGCGGTAATGGTGGCGAGTTTtatcaagaagctggccaGGTTGGCACTCAACGCGCCCCCGAGTGCGATTGTGGCTATTGTGCCTTGGTTTTACAACTTGTTCAAGAAGCACCCTCTGACAACATTCATGATGCACAGGGTGCcgaggacggaggaggagaagcagaagattgaggagggaggggtggaggatgtgtTTTTGGCTTGGGAGAAGGATCCGATGGAGACGAGGGCGATTGAGAGTTGTCtctgggaggtggtgcagcTGCAGGGGCATTGGCATCCGAATGTGGCGACGATTGCGAAGATTATCAGTGAGCAGTTTACCAAGCAGGCGTACAATGTGGAGGACTTTTTGGATCATAGTTATGGGAGT TTGTTCGAGGCGGAGATGggcaaggagatcaagaagccgccggtggtggagtttaTGATCCCGAAGAGGGTGTTTACAAAAGttacggaggaggaggagaaacaGGGGCTGAAGGAttcgctggtggtggggttgtgggaTTTTGGGACGGCGTAG
- the ATP4 gene encoding atp4 subunit B of the stator stalk of mitochondrial F1F0 ATP synthase (EggNog:ENOG503P03P; COG:C; BUSCO:EOG09264PE5) → MASRLARSALGAARLRPSIAPRALPALSTAIAARNSSGVPAQDPKSKAQSLIDALPGSNLLSKSAILSSFTGLSIYALSNEYYVVNEETVVAFCLLSVWAALIKFGGPAYKEWAEGQNKKILDILNSARADHTQAVKTRIEDVQQMSGVIDVTKSLFAVSKETAKLEAEAYELEQRTALAAEAKTVLDSWVRYESQVKQRQQKELAATIIAKVQKELENPKTLQQILQQSVADVEKIVSAKQ, encoded by the exons ATGGCCTCCCGCTTGGCGAGAAGTGCTCTCG GGGCTGCCCGTCTCCGGCCTAGCATCGCTCCCCGCGCTCTGCCCGCCCTCTCGACCGCCATCGCGGCGCGCAACAGCTCCGGTGTCCCCGCCCAGGACCCCAAGTCCAAGGCCCAGTCCCTCATCGATGCGCTTCCCGgcagcaacctcctctccaagtCGGCCATCCTCTCGTCCTTCACCGGCCTCTCGATCTATGCCCTGAGCAACGAGTACTATGTCGTCAACGAGGAGACCGTTGTCGCCTTCTGCCTTCTCAGCGTCTGGGCTGCCCTGATCAAGTTCGGCGGTCCCGCTTACAAGGAGTGGGCTGAGGGTCAGAACAAGAAGATTCTCGATATCCTCAACTCGGCCCGCGCCGACCACACCCAGGCCGTCAAGACCCGCATCGAGGACGTCCAGCAGATGTCCGGCGTCATTGACGTCACCAAGAGCCTCTTCGCCGTCTCCAAG GAGACTGCCAAgctcgaggctgaggctTATGAGCTCGAGCAGCGCACTGcccttgctgctgaggccAAGACCGTTCTCGACTCGTGGGTGCGTTACGAGAGCCAGGTCAAGCAGCGCCAGCAGAAGGAGCTTgctgccaccatcatcgccaaggTCCAGAAGGAGCTTGAGAATCCCAAGACCCTCCAGCAGATTCTCCAGCAGAGCGTTGCCGATGTTGAGA AGATCGTTTCCGCCAAGCAATAA
- a CDS encoding uncharacterized protein (EggNog:ENOG503P5PQ; COG:H), with protein MRPGPFAAGRLKIPPAAKPFEPSEVEESSATVVEMEKADIEEHKELTSQTTDHDENIKEAEVRVAPTDQEVQEQDVIAESNRILSRIAMWDQQEQAVPESTPVPADDLAPSEHIHVMGLDPVGRYITHILASCDHIPPVRYVMHTPGVHNVFKQNDRKLTLYRGDQMVTTNRIIAVNFNQGGDYTSPKQYALPSLISNLIITTPAADVVRILEPIKHRLDHRSTIVLINDGLGVVEDLIKTYYPSSITRPTFILGQFTGKLGYTGEQFSVEEVELGRLRMSIYPQQIQQSGVRIVRHPPIEHTLKPTRLLRTLTAIPDLRAAGFPMDDFFKKALPTIVFRSIVDPLTVVLDSTYDKLPKNAYARLVMDQLLSELCGVVSRLPEVRDSPDFSRLTVTQRLRKEIYHKLVRQQTSSSRMRSNVARGWATDIDYQTGYFVERGRQLGLRVENLNSLIAEVKAKQKIQMDRQNMQIPFQL; from the coding sequence ATGCGGCCCGGCCCTTTCGCCGCCGGAAGACTGAAAATACCTCCAGCAGCGAAGCCTTTCGAACCGAGCGAGGTGGAGGAATCCTCTGCGACTGTTGTCGAAATGGAAAAGGCCGACATTGAGGAACACAAAGAACTAACTAGCCAGACAACCGACCATGACGAGAACATaaaggaggccgaggttAGAGTGGCACCTACGGATCAAGAGGTCCAAGAACAAGACGTGATAGCAGAGTCGAACCGAATCCTATCTCGAATAGCGATGTGGgaccaacaagaacaagccgTGCCGGAATCTACGCCTGTGCCGGCAGACGATCTTGCACCATCAGAACACATCCATGTTATGGGACTTGACCCTGTTGGCCGCTACATCACGCATATTTTGGCCAGCTGCGACCACATCCCTCCGGTGCGCTATGTGATGCACACCCCTGGTGTACACAATGTTTTCAAGCAGAATGATCGAAAGTTGACGCTCTACCGTGGCGACCAGATGGTCACCACCAATCGGATTATCGCTGTGAATTTCAACCAAGGCGGAGATTATACGAGTCCGAAGCAATATGCGCTACCAAGCCTCATCAGTAATCTGATAATCACCACTCCAGCCGCTGACGTTGTTCGGATTTTGGAGCCGATCAAGCACAGGCTCGATCACAGGTCCACCATTGTCCTGATTAATGATGGCTTGGGTGTCGTCGAGGACCTCATCAAGACGTATTATCCTTCGTCCATTACTCGCCCAACTTTTATTCTTGGACAATTCACTGGAAAGTTGGGCTATACGGGCGAGCAATTCTCGGTGGAGGAAGTCGAGCTGGGCAGACTTCGCATGTCAATTTACCCCCAGCAGATTCAGCAGTCCGGTGTCCGCATCGTTCGCCACCCGCCGATCGAGCACACGTTGAAGCCAACGCGCCTCCTGAGGACACTGACTGCGATACCCGACTTGCGGGCGGCAGGTTTCCCCATGGATGACTTCTTCAAGAAGGCGTTGCCAACCATTGTCTTTCGATCCATTGTGGACCCTCTGACGGTTGTTCTCGACAGCACCTACGATAAGCTGCCGAAGAATGCGTACGCGAGGCTGGTCATGGACCAGCTTCTTAGTGAGCTCTGTGGGGTAGTCTCCAGACTCCCAGAGGTCAGAGACTCTCCAGACTTCTCTCGGTTGACTGTCACAcagaggttgaggaaggagattTATCACAAGCTGGTGAGACAGCAGACTTCCAGCTCGAGGATGCGGTCGAATGTGGCTCGGGGCTGGGCTACCGATATCGATTACCAGACTGGCTACTTTGTCGAGCGTGGTCGGCAGCTGGGGTTGCGGGTCGAGAATCTTAACTCGCTCATTGCCGaggtcaaggccaagcaAAAGATCCAGATGGACAGGCAGAACATGCAGATACCTTTCCAACTGTGA
- a CDS encoding uncharacterized protein (COG:D; EggNog:ENOG503P4UU; BUSCO:EOG09265HEP): MEDAELEKIRKARLEQLKSQGGGPSSLGKAGGGGNAGPSKEAEAEARKSILNQILHPEAADRLGRIRLVKEQRATDVENRLIMLAQTGQLRSKVTEEQLKELLNAVADTEKEEKIVVARRKGWEDDGDDLFDL; this comes from the exons ATGGAAGACGCCGAGCTCGAAAAG ATCCGCAAGGCTCGCCTCGAACAGCTCAAATCCCAAGGCGgcggcccctcctccctcggcaaagctggcggtggtggtaacGCAGGTCCCAGCaaagaagccgaagccgaagcccgcaagtccatcctcaaccagaTCCTCCACCCCGAAGCGGCCGACCGGCTGGGGCGAATCAGATTAGTTAAAGAGCAGCGCGCGACCGACGTCGAGAACAGGCTCATCATGCTCGCTCAGACGGGGCAGTTGCGGTCCAAAGTGACGGAAGAACAACTGAAGGAGCTGTTGAATGCGGTGGCGGAcacggagaaggaggagaagattgttgttgcgaggaggaaggggtgggaggatgatggtgatgatttgTTTGATCTTTAA
- the COQ4 gene encoding Ubiquinone biosynthesis protein (EggNog:ENOG503NU03; COG:H; BUSCO:EOG092643VB): MEVTLKRSAALARQTTPLLRPLRPVATYPSNNNNNTTPQQRRPYSLFSSLTRPPPNYPGHVPLSFVEKTALAIGSGLISLKNPRRGDLIATFAETTSTPYFIYRLRDAMLSSPTGRRILRDRPRITSTSLNLPYLRSLPPNTVGHTYISWLDREGVSPDTRSPVRYIDDEECAYVMQRYRECHDFYHALTGLPVVREGEVALKAFEFANTLLPMTGLSVFSLVGMKKKERERFWGVYGPWAVRNGLRAKEVINVYWEEVLEKDVGELRKELGVEVPADLREMRRREREEKKRREAAARG, encoded by the coding sequence ATGGAGGTGACACTCAAACGATCCGCGGCCCTCGCCCGCCAAaccactcccctcctccgacccCTCCGACCCGTCGCAAcctacccctccaacaacaacaacaacaccactccCCAGCAACGCCGCCCATActccctcttttcctccctaacccgcccaccaccaaactacCCAGGTCAtgtccccctctccttcgtCGAGAAAACCGCCCTGGCCATCGGCTCAggcctcatctccctcaagaACCCCCGCCGAGGCGACCTGATCGCCACCTTCGCCGAGACAACCTCGACTCCCTACTTCATCTACCGCCTCCGCGACGCCatgctctcctcccccaccgggCGCCGCATCCTCCGCGACCGCCCCCGCataacctccacctccctcaacctcccctaCCTCCGCTCCTTGCCCCCCAACACAGTCGGCCACACGTACATCTCCTGGCTTGACCGCGAGGGCGTCTCCCCCGACACCCGCTCGCCAGTTCGCTAcattgacgacgaggaaTGCGCCTATGTCATGCAGCGATACAGGGAATGTCACGACTTTTACCACGCCTTGACAGGACTCCCCGTTGtgagggagggtgaggtggcgCTAAAGGCGTTCGAGTTTGCGAATACGTTGCTGCCGATGACGGGCCTGAGCGTGTTTAGTCTTgtggggatgaagaagaaggaacgGGAAAGGTTCTGGGGTGTGTATGGGCCTTGGGCGGTGAGGAATGGACTGAgggcgaaggaggtgatTAATGTTTATTGGGAGGAGGTCCTCGAGAAGGATGTGGGGGAACtgaggaaggagttgggggtggaggtgccggctGATctgagggagatgaggagacgggagagggaggagaagaagagacgggaggcggcggcgagggggtAG
- a CDS encoding uncharacterized protein (EggNog:ENOG503NXBM; COG:S): MEAYDELLRWASKQGIEVHGIEAKRIPGRGIGIVASKDLKANERLIYVPAASLRTLTTVRPEIRNALPPPAPKYKGTPVHALLAAELLLETPTIKKKYAPWHAVVPTRDDILSTLPLAWPTSDHEKLHSLLPYAARAHLTKQKAKFEKDWQLTRDVLLPKLSLSPKGRYSKQEFLYHWLLVNTRTFYHETPATERLTKDDKMALQPVADLLNHSDEGCEVVFDTGCYTISADREYKQGEEVYICYGTHSNDFLMVEYGFCPEENKWDEVCIDEVVLEEMSTARKKWLDGRDFLGKYLIDERNLTGCYRTRVALMLLCTSRSQWERWVDEGEDGGGEVQKMVDRIMVRVLEKYLKRCMEAIGELEGCGPSGEMVLRRWRQIERLVEKSLEELKVEDN, from the exons ATGGAGGCCTACGACGAACTTCTCCGCTGGGCCAGCAAGCAAGGGATCGAGGTTCACGGTATCGAGGCCAAGAGGATACCCGGCAGAGGAATTGGCATTGTGGCTTCGAAAGACCTGAAG GCCAATGAACGCCTCATATACGTtcccgccgcctccctccgCACCCTCACAACCGTCCGCCCCGAAATCCGCAatgccctccctccaccagcccccAAATACAAAGGAACCCCCGTCCATGCGCTCCTCGCAGCAGAGCTACTCCTCGAGACgcccaccatcaagaagaaatACGCCCCCTGGCACGCCGTGGTCCCAACTCGTGACGATATCCTGTCCACCCTCCCACTAGCCTGGCCAACATCCGACCATGAGAAACTacactccctcctcccctacGCAGCCCGCGCTCACTTGACCAAGCAAAAAGCCAAATTCGAAAAGGACTGGCAGTTGACACGTGATGTCCTCCTTCCAAaactgtctctctctcccaagGGTCGATATTCCAAGCAGGAGTTCCTGTATCATTGGCTGCTTGTCAACACGAGAACGTTTTACCATGAAACCCCCGCGACGGAGCGGCTGACAAAGGATGACAAGATGGCTCTGCAACCGGTGGCGGATTTGCTCAATCATTCTGATGAGGGGTGTGAAGTGGTGTTTGATACGGGGTGTTATACCATTTCGGCGGATAGGGAGTATAaacagggggaggaggtgtatATTTGCTACGGGACGCACTCGAACGACTTTTTGATGGTAGAATATGGGTTTTGTCCGGAGGAGAATAAGTGGGATGAGGTTTGTATTGATGAGGTGGTCCTGGAAGAAATGTCAACCGCAAGAAAGAAGTGGTTGGACGGGAGGGACTTTTTGGGCAAGTATTTGATTGACGAGAGGAATTTGACGGGGTGTTATAGGACCAGAGTGGCATTGATGCTACTGTGCACGTCGAGGAGTCaatgggagaggtgggttgatgagggagaggatggggggggggaggtgcaAAAGATGGTGGATCGGATTATGGTAAGGGTGTTGGAGAAGTATCTGAAAAGGTGTATGGAGGCGattggggagttggagggctGTGGGCCgtcgggggagatggtgttgaggaggtggagacaGATTGAAAGGTTGGTCGAGAAGTCTTTGGAGGAATTAAAGGTTGAGGACAACTAA
- a CDS encoding uncharacterized protein (EggNog:ENOG503PZDM), whose protein sequence is MSAPTTNRTAEGINALEFLTKRQTVRGDWTCQFFFDGPGHDALRADHAAFNRLFGGPRLTARGGQCYVGRCNGRDFAWCNIASNTRSEYSNQRNLVADTNPYSGINCVYDYMPAYDYYWWRWEGALRFDNSDIRRY, encoded by the coding sequence ATGTCTGCTCCGACAACAAACAGAACCGCCGAGGGCATCAACGCACTTGAATTTCTCACCAAACGACAAACCGTCAGAGGTGACTGGACGTGCCAATTCTTCTTCGATGGTCCAGGCCATGACGCTCTCAGAGCCGATCACGCAGCCTTCAACAGACTGTTTGGCGGCCCTCGCCTTACCGCTCGTGGCGGACAGTGCTATGTTGGGAGGTGCAACGGACGCGACTTTGCGTGGTGCAACATTGCTTCAAACACACGTTCTGAGTACTCCAATCAGAGGAACCTCGTTGCGGATACAAACCCTTATAGCGGGATCAACTGCGTGTATGACTATATGCCTGCTTATGATTACTACTGGTGGCGATGGGAGGGCGCTTTGCGGTTTGATAACAGTGACATTCGCAGATACTGA
- a CDS encoding uncharacterized protein (EggNog:ENOG503P9CS) — MSSNFKPYWVKANSQTPAAPDALVVYIVAKLGLNGTGQHYPLAVVKREGGLVDLDAVQGRDVLSAILGVVTVFSDPSNHIGIQSELSLAAQFYQDPRIGLHRTELSNTPTWMRQSISPQWECGVREFPFISTCLVLGVAFDRERGVGLSVLPAPLGTMFSNTNMEYAMAVVDITDLNAIRYGIIAFRSTVMIHVSERPREVDEYNDWGDSDPSGPRELRLEENRTREPLSAAGYLTKFEYEACDDLVKKLDEVELIDPTVLDLIWPLTTAALPALSLFPAEKDAELTALIDAMLESQNLDIISETLLTQLTGTAHTKFILRQHLQKRSQDIGHLPKTGQLLGLAFTNELHLDLASFNKLSSLSVIAALETTPVPPVSLSLNVDTLHDSSTTIIDALLTRPTLKSLYLLQSPTRTSDTPNRTFFSALATHPGKPLAHFKKLHISGLYSSPFIGEPFLPVVSRPWLHSPYPLQYLFLRQQTQHHPRQPPISQVHFLNPLLLTPEKFAAGLLMYLRSLLTSTDIQHHSRTSLWGFACCPPTLTVDQKTRVEVDPLPFYTPDPPKVRELPEESWNVVVERGIHVDVGNKGPEGEGMSWMPDLKAAWVRYALVRVVKPGGVKLDQGGEIKKRDVEIVDLEGFLCRVDLGFSKADGDTVWRRMTEFEREMEEWPGQGGLGKGMPKVGVIGEKEARVLLADCLTDARST; from the coding sequence ATGTCATCCAACTTCAAACCGTACTGGGTGAAAGCCAACAGCCAGacgccagcagcaccagatGCGTTGGTCGTCTACATCGTCGCAAAACTCGGCCTCAACGGCACAGGCCAACACTATCCTCTGGCAGTCGTCAAACGCGAAGGCGGCCTAGTGGATTTGGATGCCGTTCAAGGCAGAGATGTCCTTTCAGCCATTCTGGGTGTTGTCACTGTCTTTTCTGACCCATCGAACCACATCGGTATCCAGTCTGAACTCTCGCTCGCCGCCCAGTTCTACCAAGATCCCAGAATTGGGCTGCATCGAACAGAGCTCTCCAACACACCAACATGGATGAGGCAGTCCATTTCTCCGCAGTGGGAATGCGGTGTGCGCGAGTTCCCGTTTATCTCGACATGTCTTGTGCTCGGCGTGGCGTTTGACAGGGAGCGCGGAGTAGGCTTGTCTGTCCTGCCTGCACCACTGGGTACTATGTTTAGCAACACAAACATGGAGTATGCGATGGCTGTGGTGGACATCACTGACTTGAACGCAATCCGGTATGGGATCATTGCCTTTCGGTCAACCGTAATGATTCACGTATCAGAACGCCCTCGAGAAGTGGATGAATACAACGACTGGGGAGACAGTGACCCTTCAGGGCCGCGCGAGCTTCGTCTAGAAGAAAATAGGACACGCGAACCCCTTTCCGCCGCTGGGTATCTGACTAAATTTGAGTACGAGGCTTGCGATGACCTGGtgaagaagctcgacgaAGTTGAACTTATTGATCCGACAGTCTTGGACCTGATATGGCCGCTGACCACCgctgccttgcctgccctTTCCCTATTTCCGGCCGAGAAAGACGCTGAGTTGACCGCTCTCATCGACGCTATGCTTGAAAGTCAAAACCTTGATATAATATCCGAGACTCTTCTTACCCAACTTACCGGAACAGCGCACACCAAGTTTATACTTCGCCAACACCTACAGAAGCGCTCCCAAGACATAGGCCACTTACCCAAAACAGGCCAACTACTCGGACTTGCCTTTACCAACGAACTACATCTCGACCTAGCATCTTTTAAcaagctctcctccctctctgtCATCGCTGCTCTCGAAACCACCCCGGTGCCACCTGTCTCCCTCAGTCTCAACGTTGACACCCTTCACGACagctcaaccaccatcatcgacgccctcctcacaaGACCAACCCTCAAATCTCTCTACCTTCTCCAATCACCCACTCGCACTTCCGACACCCCCAACAGGACCTTCTTTTCCGCCCTCGCCACCCACCCAGGCAAACCCCTAGCCCATTTTAAGAAATTACACATTTCCGGCCTTTACTCCTCCCCTTTCATCGGCGAACCTTTTCTCCCTGTTGTATCTCGCCCATGGCTTCATTCACCCTATCCTCTCCAATATCTTTTCCTCcgccaacaaacccaacaccatccccgccaaccccccattTCCCAAGTCCACTTCCTcaacccactcctcctcacccctgAAAAGTTTgcggctgggttgttgatgtatCTCCGCTCTTTGCTCACCTCCACCGATATACAACACCATAGTCGCACTTCCTTATGGGGCTTCGCCTGCTGTCCTCCCACCCTAACCGTCgaccagaaaacaagggTGGAGGTCGACCCTCTCCCTTTCTATACTCCTGACCCACCAAAAGTGAGGGAACTACCAGAGGAGAGTTGGAACGTGGTCGTGGAGAGAGGGATACATGTTGATGTCGGGAATAAAGGGccggaaggggaggggatgagtTGGATGCCGGATTTGAAGGCTGCTTGGGTGAGGTATGCGCTTGTTAGGGTGGTCAAGCCTGGGGGGGTAAAGCTTGATCAGGGTGGGGAAATAAAGAAGAGAGATGTGGAGATTGTTGATTTGGAGGGGTTTTTGTGCCGGGTGGATCTAGGATTTTCTAAGGCGGATGGAGATActgtttggaggaggatgacggagTTTGAacgggagatggaggagtggCCGGggcagggggggttgggtaaGGGGATGCCGAAGGTGGGAGTTattggggagaaggaggcgagggtgttgttggcggaCTGTTTGACGGATGCGAGGAGCACATGA
- a CDS encoding uncharacterized protein (EggNog:ENOG503PE2Y), translating into MFTVTTLLKLSLALLTASSTMVASLPPSNKPTLHRRVCYEGETTNLYCYTEEHGGIPQEVSEDDIKYVASYLRSYGRQVRAGRLLTMGPAELGTCDEWTLYQRGSVMVTAKHLNDTANSAVLFEDVATTIDGGVGATDAQKAKAIIGCLSDGGSLGVMVNRTNPMYNSTAYVSNRYTPTGIVIKVVSSGQ; encoded by the coding sequence ATGTTCACTGTCACCACTCTTCTTAAGTTGAGCCTGGCTCTCCTCActgccagcagcaccatggtagcctccctcccacccagcAACAAGCCAACTCTTCATCGGCGTGTCTGCTACGAAGGTGAAACCACCAACCTCTACTGCTACACCGAGGAACACGGCGGCATCCCTCAAGAGGTGTCAGAAGACGACATCAAATATGTCGCCTCCTACCTCCGCTCGTATGGTCGGCAGGTCCGCGCTGGCCGGCTCTTGACAATGGGCCCGGCTGAGCTCGGCACTTGTGACGAATGGACGCTTTACCAACGTGGCTCCGTCATGGTCACGGCCAAGCACCTCAACGATACGGCCAATTCGGCCGTCCTTTTCGAAGATGTCGCCACCACGATCGACGGCGGCGTGGGAGCGACGGATGCTCAAAAGGCGAAAGCCATTATTGGGTGCTTGTCTGACGGTGGCTCGCTGGGTGTCATGGTTAACAGAACCAACCCCATGTATAATTCGACTGCCTATGTCAGCAATCGTTACACGCCCACCGGAATCGTCATCAAGGTTGTGTCGAGCGGCCagtga